A part of Paenibacillus donghaensis genomic DNA contains:
- a CDS encoding glycoside hydrolase family 36 protein has protein sequence MSAARSTLHTGTYTVVLDGDTDVFRPELSFAQEADGLQYIRLVLQADHVAVPPAFTLRWSQKALDVQGLWHPVADRNRALIPDWWPGFSSRATSSAPVVCLYGGTGHNVLSFACSDVLNPLQLHAGLHEESASFDCRVTLFAEPCSPLQQYELTLRLDARRHPYYEALQEVSDWWASLEGCRPAPVPETAREPMYSTWYSFHQQLEPEAVEEQCRIAAQLGCKAVIIDDGWQTSDESRGYAYCGDWAVSPAKLPEMKHHVARVHQLGLKYLLWYAVPFIGKHSMAWSRFGHKLLYMNEELGAGIVDPRFPEVREYLTAIYEQALLDWDLDGFKLDFVDSFYADSTSAARLGDGRDTDSVPEAVDLLLSGIISRLKQLKPGIMIEFRQNYIGPLMRKYGNIFRAADCPGDALQNRIKTIDIRLLGGGTAAHADMLMWHPEETAEHAALQLLNVLFAVPQISMLLNRIPTSQFQMLFFWLTFWREHRDVLLDGKLAPQHPELLYPLVLARTPYKLAAAAYQDTVIPLAGELPEQVYIVNGTLLERLVVELDQAYEGVGVKVQDCRGAVVREELVNLGKGVHMLEVPAAGLITLRMANE, from the coding sequence ATGAGCGCTGCACGTTCAACGCTGCACACAGGGACATATACAGTAGTGCTGGATGGCGATACAGATGTCTTCCGTCCTGAGCTTAGCTTCGCGCAGGAAGCAGACGGATTGCAGTATATCCGGCTTGTACTCCAGGCAGACCATGTTGCAGTTCCGCCTGCATTCACCTTGCGCTGGAGCCAGAAGGCACTGGATGTTCAAGGGCTGTGGCATCCGGTGGCAGACCGGAACCGGGCGCTGATTCCGGACTGGTGGCCGGGATTCTCCTCCAGGGCTACTTCTTCGGCACCCGTGGTCTGTCTATATGGCGGCACAGGACACAATGTGCTGAGCTTCGCCTGCTCAGATGTGCTGAATCCGCTGCAGCTGCATGCTGGCCTGCACGAAGAGTCGGCCAGCTTCGATTGCCGTGTGACTCTGTTCGCGGAGCCGTGTTCTCCCTTGCAGCAGTACGAGTTGACTCTGCGTCTGGACGCCCGCAGGCATCCTTACTACGAGGCCTTGCAGGAGGTCTCGGACTGGTGGGCCAGCTTGGAGGGCTGCCGTCCGGCTCCGGTTCCTGAAACGGCGAGAGAGCCGATGTATTCCACCTGGTACAGCTTCCATCAGCAGCTGGAGCCGGAGGCGGTAGAGGAGCAGTGCCGAATCGCCGCACAGCTTGGCTGCAAGGCGGTCATCATCGATGACGGCTGGCAGACGTCGGACGAGAGCCGCGGCTATGCCTATTGCGGCGACTGGGCGGTCAGCCCAGCTAAGCTGCCGGAGATGAAACATCATGTAGCCAGAGTGCATCAGCTTGGCCTGAAATACCTGTTATGGTATGCGGTGCCTTTCATCGGCAAGCACAGCATGGCCTGGAGCAGATTCGGGCATAAGCTGCTCTATATGAATGAGGAGCTTGGTGCCGGGATCGTGGACCCCCGGTTCCCGGAGGTGCGGGAGTACCTGACTGCCATTTATGAGCAGGCCTTGCTGGATTGGGATCTCGACGGCTTCAAGCTGGATTTCGTCGACAGCTTCTACGCGGACAGCACTTCAGCCGCCCGGCTTGGCGATGGCCGGGATACCGATTCTGTACCGGAGGCGGTGGATCTCCTGCTCAGCGGCATCATCTCCCGGTTGAAGCAACTGAAGCCGGGAATCATGATTGAATTCAGGCAGAATTATATCGGACCCTTAATGCGTAAATACGGCAATATCTTTCGGGCGGCCGATTGTCCGGGCGATGCGCTCCAGAACCGAATCAAGACGATCGATATCCGGCTGCTGGGAGGCGGAACCGCAGCCCATGCCGATATGCTGATGTGGCATCCGGAGGAAACGGCGGAGCATGCAGCCTTACAGCTGCTGAATGTGCTGTTCGCCGTTCCGCAAATCTCGATGCTGCTAAACCGTATCCCGACTTCCCAATTCCAGATGCTGTTCTTCTGGCTGACCTTCTGGCGGGAGCATCGTGATGTACTGCTGGACGGCAAGCTTGCGCCGCAGCATCCCGAGCTGCTCTATCCGCTGGTCTTGGCCCGCACACCGTACAAGCTGGCGGCTGCGGCCTATCAGGACACAGTAATTCCTTTGGCCGGAGAGCTGCCGGAGCAGGTCTACATCGTGAACGGAACCTTGCTGGAGCGGCTGGTGGTGGAGCTGGATCAGGCCTACGAAGGAGTGGGTGTTAAGGTTCAGGATTGCCGGGGGGCAGTGGTCCGGGAAGAGCTGGTCAACTTAGGCAAAGGCGTTCATATGCTGGAGGTGCCGGCAGCAGGGTTGATTACACTGCGCATGGCGAATGAATAA
- a CDS encoding undecaprenyldiphospho-muramoylpentapeptide beta-N-acetylglucosaminyltransferase: MKKILLTGGGSTGHVAVNLALIPKLRNLNWEIGYIGSKNGIEHELINGIKDVKYFAISTGKLRRYISIENLKDPVKVIKGIRQSYKIIREYKPDVIFSKGGFVSVPVVLAAWMNKVPIIIHESDVTPGLANKISMPFASKICLTFKDTERLVPKEKGIFVGPIIRNDIKNGSKERAMEMCGFHDRRAVLLVMGGSLGSNFINQVVRDSVPRLMSKFQIIHICGKDNVESSFNVDGYKQFEYVDSELKHLLALADIVVSRAGSNSIFEFLYLNKPMLLVPLSGKASRGDQILNANSFQQLGYSRVMTEEKCNMGTFIEEVNFLYTNREPIIDKMKQAPKKDTLEDIINIINDFTRSR; the protein is encoded by the coding sequence TTGAAAAAAATATTATTAACTGGTGGGGGTTCAACTGGACATGTGGCAGTTAATCTTGCATTAATTCCCAAGCTTCGGAATCTCAACTGGGAGATAGGGTATATTGGTTCAAAAAATGGTATAGAACATGAGTTAATCAATGGTATAAAAGACGTGAAATACTTCGCTATTTCGACCGGTAAACTTAGAAGATACATTTCAATAGAAAATTTAAAGGATCCCGTAAAAGTTATAAAAGGCATTAGGCAGTCCTACAAAATAATTAGAGAGTATAAACCTGATGTCATCTTTTCTAAGGGGGGCTTTGTATCGGTTCCTGTAGTATTGGCTGCCTGGATGAATAAGGTCCCAATAATCATACATGAATCGGATGTTACTCCTGGCTTGGCCAATAAGATTTCAATGCCATTTGCGAGCAAAATTTGCCTCACCTTTAAAGATACTGAAAGACTGGTTCCCAAAGAAAAGGGTATATTTGTAGGTCCGATTATTAGAAATGATATCAAAAATGGAAGTAAAGAACGGGCCATGGAAATGTGTGGTTTTCACGATCGGAGAGCAGTTCTGCTCGTGATGGGGGGAAGCTTGGGCTCCAATTTCATCAATCAAGTGGTTAGAGATAGTGTTCCCCGACTGATGAGTAAATTTCAAATTATACATATATGCGGAAAGGATAATGTGGAATCTTCCTTTAACGTTGATGGCTATAAACAATTTGAATATGTAGACAGCGAATTGAAGCATCTATTGGCTTTGGCGGATATAGTCGTATCCAGAGCAGGTTCTAATTCGATTTTTGAGTTTTTATATTTAAATAAGCCGATGTTGCTGGTTCCTCTTTCTGGTAAAGCTAGCAGGGGGGATCAAATTCTAAATGCAAATTCTTTTCAACAACTTGGGTACAGTAGAGTCATGACTGAGGAAAAATGTAATATGGGTACTTTCATTGAAGAGGTAAATTTTTTATACACTAATCGGGAACCGATTATCGATAAAATGAAGCAAGCTCCCAAAAAAGACACTTTAGAGGATATTATAAATATTATTAATGACTTCACAAGAAGTCGATAG
- a CDS encoding dipeptidase: MSYEAYFQKEREAHLEELKQWLAIPSISALSAHKDDVLTAAHWLLDTLKRAGLENIELHPTAGHPVIYADYLHAPGKPTILVYGHYDVQPVDPLNLWTTPPFEPEIRDGKLYARGATDDKGQVMIHIKAIEAILKQEGTLPVNLKLCIEGEEEIGSVNLPPFLEANKEKLAADAVLVSDTSLLERGRPAICTGLRGLCSLEVTVNTAVTDLHSGSYGGGVPNALHALVSLLDSLHDDKGRISVEGFYEGVPQLSPLLRDEFSKQGVDENKIREGLGLEALYGEEGYSFVERVGARPTLELNGVWGGFQGEGSKTVIPKEAHAKITCRLVGDQDPQHILDAIEAHLKAHIQTGAKVQVKQMEKARAFNSDPSHPILQTAADAYGKVYGSRALFTKDGGSIPIMESFARVLEAPVVLMGFGLDDENLHAPDEHFNLENFDKGLLTIVEFLKTV; encoded by the coding sequence ATGTCATACGAAGCTTATTTTCAAAAGGAACGGGAAGCCCATCTCGAAGAACTGAAGCAATGGCTGGCTATACCCAGCATTTCCGCTCTGTCCGCCCACAAGGACGACGTGCTGACTGCAGCCCACTGGCTGCTGGACACCCTGAAACGGGCTGGTCTGGAGAACATCGAGCTGCATCCGACTGCCGGACATCCGGTCATATACGCCGATTATCTTCATGCTCCGGGCAAACCGACCATTCTGGTCTATGGCCATTATGATGTGCAGCCGGTGGACCCGCTCAACCTCTGGACCACGCCTCCGTTCGAGCCGGAGATCCGGGACGGCAAGCTCTATGCACGCGGAGCCACCGACGACAAAGGCCAGGTCATGATCCACATCAAGGCCATCGAAGCCATCCTGAAACAGGAAGGCACGCTGCCTGTGAACCTCAAGCTCTGCATCGAAGGCGAGGAGGAAATCGGCAGCGTCAACCTGCCTCCATTCCTTGAAGCGAACAAGGAGAAGCTTGCTGCGGATGCCGTGCTGGTCTCCGACACCTCTCTGCTGGAGCGCGGCCGTCCTGCCATCTGCACCGGACTGCGCGGCCTCTGCTCGCTGGAAGTCACCGTGAACACCGCTGTGACCGATCTGCACTCCGGTTCCTACGGCGGCGGCGTGCCTAACGCGCTGCATGCGCTTGTCTCCCTGCTGGATTCGCTGCATGACGACAAGGGCCGGATAAGTGTGGAAGGCTTCTATGAAGGAGTGCCTCAGCTGTCTCCGCTGCTGCGCGATGAATTCAGCAAACAAGGGGTAGACGAGAACAAGATCAGAGAAGGTCTTGGACTGGAGGCGCTGTATGGCGAGGAAGGATATTCCTTCGTAGAGCGTGTGGGCGCACGTCCAACCCTTGAGCTTAACGGGGTATGGGGCGGATTCCAGGGAGAAGGCAGCAAGACCGTCATTCCGAAGGAAGCACACGCCAAGATTACCTGCCGCCTGGTGGGCGATCAGGATCCGCAGCATATTCTGGATGCCATTGAAGCGCATCTGAAGGCCCACATCCAGACCGGAGCCAAGGTGCAGGTCAAGCAAATGGAGAAGGCGCGCGCTTTCAACAGCGATCCGTCCCATCCGATTCTGCAGACAGCAGCCGATGCCTACGGTAAGGTTTATGGCAGCCGCGCCCTGTTCACCAAAGACGGCGGCTCGATTCCGATCATGGAGAGCTTCGCCCGTGTGCTGGAAGCGCCGGTTGTGCTGATGGGCTTTGGCCTGGATGACGAGAATCTGCATGCGCCGGATGAGCACTTCAACCTGGAGAACTTCGACAAAGGTCTGCTGACCATTGTAGAGTTTCTGAAGACGGTCTAA
- a CDS encoding winged helix-turn-helix transcriptional regulator, with protein MKPLQALTGSPLARLEDCMLNRQILDTVGDKWSVLIITNLGVQNLRFKELQRRSGGISQRMLTQTLRHLERDGLVWRKATPTVPLTVEYGLTELGNSLLGPLSGLVEWVNGNSGDIIQARSGYDDRQKESETE; from the coding sequence TTGAAACCATTACAAGCATTAACGGGCAGCCCGTTGGCAAGACTGGAGGACTGCATGCTTAACCGGCAGATTCTGGATACCGTCGGAGATAAGTGGAGTGTGCTGATTATCACCAATCTGGGTGTGCAGAATCTGCGGTTCAAGGAGCTGCAGCGCCGTTCCGGCGGTATCTCCCAGCGGATGCTGACTCAGACCCTCCGCCATCTGGAACGGGATGGGCTGGTCTGGCGCAAAGCTACACCCACCGTACCGCTAACCGTTGAATACGGGCTTACGGAACTGGGAAACTCACTGCTCGGACCTTTGAGTGGTCTGGTGGAATGGGTCAATGGAAACAGCGGAGACATTATACAGGCGCGCAGCGGTTATGACGACCGGCAGAAAGAGTCGGAGACGGAATAA
- a CDS encoding RsmD family RNA methyltransferase, whose product MNNTGEPLYIYTYACAEDEQSLCAMELRCLFGREVPPTIFASGVKREVSRSPFIKERIDVMYEADTLPEIYKLTEQVQLEGQTFKVIFVKTNDLAPADKIEYDARRVIEREIGLRIEGEADVNHPQLVYGIVTLGGRWYFGSYHKNQATWFRQMKKPRSYSIALSTRVARAAVNMAVPEPEGIRAIDPCCGIGTVMVEALSMGIDMTGRDINPLIAAGARTNLAHFGFTAEVVLGDIADIAEHYDVAIVDMPYNLYSRITPEEQFAILENTRRIADRVVIVAIEAMDEMIAEAGFTIIDRCIAKKAGFSRHLMLCQ is encoded by the coding sequence TTGAACAATACCGGAGAACCCTTGTATATCTATACTTACGCTTGTGCGGAGGATGAGCAGTCGCTCTGCGCGATGGAGCTGCGCTGCTTGTTCGGGCGGGAAGTGCCACCGACTATTTTTGCCAGCGGAGTGAAGCGGGAGGTCAGCCGAAGCCCCTTCATCAAGGAACGGATAGATGTGATGTATGAGGCCGATACCCTGCCTGAGATCTACAAGCTGACCGAGCAGGTACAGCTGGAGGGCCAGACCTTTAAGGTGATTTTTGTCAAAACCAATGATCTCGCCCCTGCGGACAAAATCGAATACGACGCACGAAGAGTCATTGAACGGGAAATCGGCCTGCGTATTGAAGGCGAGGCGGATGTTAATCATCCTCAGCTGGTGTACGGCATAGTTACCCTGGGTGGACGGTGGTACTTCGGTTCCTACCATAAGAACCAGGCGACCTGGTTCCGCCAGATGAAGAAGCCGCGCAGCTACTCCATAGCGCTCAGTACCCGGGTGGCCCGGGCAGCTGTCAATATGGCCGTTCCCGAGCCGGAAGGCATTCGCGCCATCGACCCCTGCTGCGGCATCGGCACCGTGATGGTAGAGGCATTATCGATGGGCATCGATATGACCGGCCGTGACATTAACCCGCTGATTGCCGCCGGTGCCCGAACCAATCTGGCCCATTTTGGATTCACCGCAGAGGTGGTGCTGGGGGATATCGCCGACATTGCCGAGCATTACGATGTAGCGATTGTGGATATGCCCTACAATCTGTACTCGCGGATCACGCCGGAGGAGCAGTTCGCTATTCTGGAGAATACGCGCCGGATTGCAGACCGTGTAGTTATTGTAGCCATCGAAGCGATGGACGAGATGATTGCCGAGGCGGGATTTACGATCATCGACCGCTGTATAGCGAAGAAGGCAGGCTTCTCACGTCATCTGATGCTCTGCCAGTAA
- a CDS encoding NUDIX hydrolase: MEAKWLTWAKEIQGIAQTGLTYAKDVYDIERYEALRELSVDIMANYTYESKEQIRLSFAGEDGYATPKVDIRGVVFRENEILLVREKMDGKWALPGGWGDIGLSPSEVVVKEIREESGFEAEAIRLLAVLDKKFHQHPPEPYHVYKLFILCRITGGAAAEGVETSGVAFFAEDGLPELSEERNTLAQLHTLFEFNRNPDKPVILD, translated from the coding sequence ATGGAAGCGAAATGGTTAACCTGGGCGAAGGAGATTCAGGGCATTGCCCAGACGGGACTTACTTATGCCAAAGACGTCTACGACATTGAACGTTATGAGGCGCTGCGCGAGCTGAGTGTGGATATCATGGCGAACTACACGTATGAGAGCAAAGAGCAGATCCGGCTGTCTTTCGCGGGTGAAGACGGCTATGCCACGCCGAAGGTGGATATCCGGGGTGTGGTGTTCCGGGAGAATGAGATTCTGCTGGTGCGCGAGAAAATGGATGGCAAATGGGCTCTGCCTGGCGGCTGGGGTGACATCGGCCTGTCCCCAAGTGAAGTGGTCGTAAAGGAAATACGGGAGGAATCAGGCTTTGAGGCGGAAGCCATCCGGCTGCTGGCGGTGCTGGACAAGAAATTTCATCAGCATCCGCCGGAGCCTTACCATGTGTACAAGCTGTTTATCCTCTGCCGGATTACGGGTGGAGCCGCAGCCGAAGGCGTGGAGACGAGCGGGGTAGCCTTTTTTGCCGAGGATGGGCTGCCGGAGCTGTCGGAAGAGCGGAATACGTTGGCCCAGCTGCATACGCTGTTTGAATTTAACCGGAATCCCGACAAGCCAGTCATATTGGACTAG
- the abc-f gene encoding ribosomal protection-like ABC-F family protein, producing the protein MMIQCINVQKYHGAQLVLQDVSFDIRQGETVGLIGRNGCGKTTLIRLLNGEEKPDQGQIAIRRGATAGKLAQIQEADGQETVYEVLQRSFAEPLRWQSRLREMEMEMASPDAQQQEAAWNRLLREYGSLQEKFEAAGGYEIEASIQRIASGLGIGRGQYERSFASLSGGEKTKVGLAVLLLQKPDILLLDEPTNHLDMDAIEWLEQFLQGYDGTVLVISHDRYFLDAVVKKVVELEDGEAILYHTNYSGYQTEKETRLLLQFADYQEQQKKIKQMQESIKRLIEWGNRSNPPNPSFHRRAASMQKALDRMVKVKKPILERKAMDLQLQQKDRSGNQAVVLDRVGKSYGERSLFQGASEVLRYGETTALLGGNGAGKSTLLRIILGEETPDSGSCQLGSRAVPGYLAQEAVPGDNGQSVLQYFREQAGLEEGEARGQLARFLFYGADVFKGIAKLSGGEWTRLRFAVLMHQQPNLLILDEPTNHLDIDSREALEEALEEFPGTVLAVSHDRYFINRLFHKLWTIEDGQFSVFAGNYEYYKEKKAESAAQSAKLAASPPAAAQQQSRQQQSGLEAKKHASVSSSNNRHTAAYWEAAVAEAEGLLATVDAQMQGPEICSDAERLSELQEQRDAAQTQVDALYVAWLSEADL; encoded by the coding sequence ATGATGATTCAATGTATCAATGTACAGAAATACCACGGCGCCCAGCTTGTGCTGCAAGACGTCAGCTTCGATATCCGCCAAGGGGAAACGGTGGGCCTCATCGGCCGTAACGGTTGTGGCAAAACTACCCTGATCCGGCTGCTGAACGGAGAAGAGAAACCGGACCAGGGCCAGATCGCCATCCGCCGCGGAGCAACCGCAGGCAAGCTGGCACAGATTCAGGAGGCAGACGGCCAAGAAACTGTGTACGAGGTGCTGCAGCGCAGCTTCGCGGAGCCGCTCCGCTGGCAGAGCCGTCTGCGGGAGATGGAGATGGAGATGGCTTCGCCCGATGCGCAGCAGCAGGAGGCCGCCTGGAACCGGCTGCTGCGGGAATACGGCAGCCTGCAAGAGAAGTTTGAAGCGGCCGGTGGCTATGAGATTGAGGCTTCGATCCAGCGGATCGCCAGCGGGCTTGGCATCGGCCGGGGGCAATATGAGCGCAGCTTCGCTTCGCTCTCCGGCGGCGAGAAGACCAAGGTTGGGCTGGCGGTGCTGCTGCTGCAGAAGCCCGATATTCTGCTGCTTGATGAGCCCACCAACCATCTGGATATGGATGCGATTGAATGGCTGGAGCAGTTTCTCCAGGGCTATGACGGCACCGTGCTGGTCATCTCCCATGACCGCTATTTCCTCGATGCGGTGGTCAAGAAGGTTGTGGAGCTTGAAGATGGCGAAGCCATCCTATATCACACTAATTACAGCGGCTATCAGACCGAGAAGGAGACCCGGCTGCTGCTGCAATTCGCCGATTATCAGGAGCAGCAGAAGAAGATCAAGCAGATGCAGGAGAGCATCAAACGGCTGATCGAGTGGGGCAACCGTTCCAATCCGCCCAATCCCTCCTTCCACCGCCGGGCCGCTTCCATGCAGAAGGCGCTGGACCGGATGGTCAAGGTGAAGAAGCCGATTCTGGAGCGCAAGGCGATGGATCTGCAGCTGCAGCAGAAGGACCGTTCCGGCAACCAGGCGGTTGTGCTGGACAGAGTAGGCAAAAGCTACGGTGAGCGCAGCCTGTTCCAGGGAGCCAGCGAGGTGCTCCGCTACGGTGAAACCACCGCACTTCTGGGCGGCAACGGCGCTGGCAAAAGCACGTTGTTGCGGATCATTCTCGGGGAGGAGACCCCGGACAGCGGCAGCTGCCAGCTTGGTTCACGGGCCGTGCCCGGTTATCTCGCCCAGGAAGCTGTGCCCGGAGACAACGGCCAATCGGTGCTGCAGTATTTCCGCGAGCAGGCCGGTCTGGAGGAAGGCGAAGCGCGTGGCCAGCTGGCACGGTTCCTCTTCTATGGAGCAGATGTCTTCAAGGGGATTGCCAAGCTCTCCGGCGGCGAGTGGACCCGTCTGCGCTTCGCGGTGCTGATGCACCAGCAGCCCAATCTGCTGATTCTTGATGAGCCGACCAACCACCTGGACATTGATTCGCGTGAAGCCTTGGAAGAAGCGCTGGAGGAGTTCCCCGGCACGGTTCTGGCGGTATCCCATGACCGTTATTTCATCAACCGCCTGTTCCATAAGCTGTGGACGATTGAAGACGGGCAGTTCAGCGTGTTCGCCGGGAATTACGAATATTATAAGGAAAAAAAGGCCGAGTCTGCGGCTCAGTCTGCCAAACTTGCCGCCAGTCCCCCTGCCGCCGCTCAGCAGCAGAGCCGGCAGCAGCAGAGTGGACTTGAGGCGAAGAAACACGCCTCCGTTTCTTCTTCCAATAATCGTCATACCGCTGCTTATTGGGAGGCAGCCGTTGCCGAAGCCGAAGGCTTGCTGGCAACAGTTGATGCGCAGATGCAGGGGCCGGAGATCTGCAGCGATGCAGAGCGGCTGAGCGAGCTGCAAGAGCAGCGGGATGCCGCCCAGACACAGGTCGATGCGCTGTATGTAGCCTGGCTCAGCGAAGCAGATTTATAG
- a CDS encoding PH domain-containing protein yields the protein MAIFDGLLGNAAQVDLPAVKREYAQILAPQENIERAYKLIRDMFIFTDKRLILVDKQGITGKKTEYHSIPYKSISHYSVETAGHFDLDAELCLYISNSTLPIKKTFNKSVNIYEVQSVLSQYILK from the coding sequence ATGGCAATTTTTGATGGACTGCTGGGCAATGCTGCCCAGGTCGATCTTCCAGCGGTTAAGCGTGAATACGCGCAGATTCTTGCCCCGCAGGAGAATATCGAGCGGGCTTACAAGCTGATCAGGGACATGTTTATTTTTACCGACAAACGGTTGATTCTGGTCGATAAGCAAGGGATTACGGGCAAGAAAACCGAATACCATTCCATTCCTTACAAAAGCATCTCCCACTACTCGGTGGAAACGGCCGGGCATTTCGATCTGGATGCCGAGCTGTGCCTGTATATCTCCAATAGCACGCTGCCGATTAAGAAGACCTTCAACAAAAGCGTTAATATCTACGAAGTGCAGTCTGTATTATCGCAATATATTCTCAAATAG
- a CDS encoding chromate transporter, producing the protein MEWLELIYGFFMANLLGYGGGPSSIPLMYQEIVPHYGWLTDEQFSNMLALGNALPGPIATKIAAYVGYDVYGWLGLILALLATVLPSATALIVLLQVMQKYKQSPVVKGMTLLVQPVIAVMMAALTWTMAQGPAGSIGYVQTLIIAAIAFWAMKRLKLHPALVILAAFAYGGLVLRYTVVAI; encoded by the coding sequence ATGGAGTGGCTGGAGCTGATCTATGGTTTTTTCATGGCGAACCTGCTCGGATACGGCGGCGGACCCTCCTCGATTCCGCTGATGTACCAAGAGATCGTGCCTCATTATGGCTGGCTTACGGATGAGCAATTCTCCAATATGCTGGCGCTCGGCAATGCACTGCCCGGACCGATTGCCACCAAAATCGCCGCTTATGTCGGATACGATGTCTACGGCTGGCTTGGGCTGATTCTGGCCTTGCTGGCGACGGTGCTGCCCTCGGCTACTGCGCTGATTGTGCTGCTGCAGGTCATGCAGAAATACAAGCAATCGCCCGTAGTGAAGGGCATGACCCTGCTTGTACAACCCGTAATCGCCGTAATGATGGCAGCGCTGACCTGGACAATGGCCCAAGGTCCCGCCGGATCAATCGGCTATGTACAGACACTTATTATTGCCGCCATCGCCTTCTGGGCTATGAAGCGGCTGAAGCTTCACCCTGCGCTGGTGATCTTAGCCGCTTTTGCCTATGGCGGGCTTGTGCTGAGGTATACGGTAGTAGCTATTTGA
- a CDS encoding chromate transporter has product MKSIHKEYVQLAVAMFRTGILGYGGGPSVIPLIRHDAVSRYHWLNDDEFGETLAIANALPGPIATKMAAYLGYKLRGIRGAVLSVLAHILPSCAAMIILLSAVNILAGSKVVAGMIAGVSPVIAVMLGMMAYEFAHKAYKGLGRWLAAGFILLALVLLEVLHLHPAIVIVLFLGYGTVHYRLLARNKKGESI; this is encoded by the coding sequence ATGAAATCAATCCATAAAGAGTATGTGCAGCTGGCTGTCGCTATGTTTCGAACCGGTATTCTCGGGTACGGCGGCGGTCCCTCCGTGATCCCGCTAATCCGGCATGACGCCGTCTCTCGCTATCACTGGTTGAACGATGATGAATTCGGCGAGACACTGGCCATCGCCAATGCCCTGCCCGGACCGATCGCCACCAAAATGGCCGCCTATCTCGGCTACAAGCTAAGAGGTATACGGGGCGCTGTCCTCTCTGTGTTGGCGCATATCCTGCCCAGCTGCGCCGCCATGATCATCCTGCTCTCGGCAGTGAATATTCTGGCCGGCTCCAAGGTTGTGGCCGGAATGATCGCCGGGGTGTCCCCTGTAATTGCGGTCATGCTTGGCATGATGGCCTATGAATTCGCCCACAAAGCCTACAAGGGGCTGGGCCGATGGCTGGCCGCCGGATTCATTCTGCTGGCGCTTGTCCTGCTGGAGGTGCTGCACCTGCATCCGGCCATTGTAATCGTGCTTTTCCTCGGCTATGGCACGGTTCATTACCGCCTGCTGGCGCGGAATAAGAAAGGGGAGAGCATCTAA